Genomic segment of Paenibacillus sp. FSL R5-0912:
GGCGGTAACGGCTGGATTAACATTGACGAGGTGAGGGTGGAACGATGACCAAGAATACACGTGCGGCGGCAACCGTTATACTGATGCTCTTATTATTTATTCTTCCTGTAACAAACGTTTATGCTGAGGGGAATTTACTGCAGAATCCGGGTTTTGAGGATGGGGAGGACGGTGCTCCAGCCGGCTGGAGCAAAGATATGTGGATCCCGGGCGATGCCTCCGGTCTGCTGTCCGTTCAGTCCGAGGATGTTCACTCCGGCAGCAAAGCGGCAGTCATTGAGAACCTTGAACCCAATCACCTGAAGTGGGTACAGACGGTTGCCGTCTCGCCGGACAGCTACTATAAGATCTCGGGTTATGTCAAAATAGTCAGTACAGCAGGCGGGGGAATGGGTGCTAATATATTCCCAGTCGGGATTGGCGGCGGTTATCCCGCCACCCAGGATACAGCTGGCGATTGGCAGTATCTCGAGTTCATCGGCCAGACCGGCAAAGAGCAGACCGAGATCGGGATAGGTGCTGCCCTGGGCGGATATGCCAACCTGATTCAGGGCAAGGCCTATTTCGATGATCTGTCCGTAGAACAGCTGGATACAGCCCCGGAAGGCGTGAGCATTGTATCGCTGGACAGCGGTGCACCGGCGGCCGGGGCGGATGCGGGCGGCGGGAGCCAGCCGGCAGAAACACCGCATAAGGTGTCACCTGCCAAGCTGCTGCTGATATCGGCAGTGTTCAGTGTGTTCTTTGCTCTTTTATATCACAGAGCCTTCAGCAGTAAACGCCTGCTGAACCAGCAGGACGTGATCTATACACGCTGGCTGTATGTCTTGTTTGGTGTAGCGTTTATTCTGCGGATCTGGATTGGCCTGACTGCGCAGGGCTATCAGAATGATATGAATACATTCATGGCTTGGAGCCATCGTCTGACTGATCTTGGTCCGGGCAAATTCTATGAAGAAGGCTATTTCGCGGATTACCCCCCAGGCTACTTGTATGTGCTGTACCTGCTGAGTCTGCTCCGAGGATTGTTTAGCTTTGCGGGCGGATCAGGCGCAGAGACTGTGCTGTATAAGCTGCCGGCCATCATCTCCGACCTCGTGCTTGGCTGGATCATCTACAAAGGCGCGCGCACCAAGATCGGACCCGGACTTGCGATCGGGCTGATGATGCTGTTCCTGTTTAACCCGGCAGTGCTGATGGACTCTGCAGCGTGGGGACAAGCAGACTCCTTCTTCCTTATCTTCCTGCTGCTCAGCATAATGGGAGTAGTGGATAGAACCTTTGTACGCGCAGCAATCTTTTTCGCCATTGCCACACTGATCAAACCGCAGGCGCTGATTTTCACACCGGTCCTGCTCTTTGCCTTCTATCATCACCGTGCCTGGAAGCAGCTTGCTCTGGGCGCTGTCTATGGACTGGGAATATTTGCTCTGCTCGCAGCCCCATTCTTCTGGAATAACGGTGGTTTTGCCGGAGTGATTGAATTATATAAGAGCACTTTATCTTCTTATCCGTATTCTACGGTTAATGCATTCAATCTTTATGCTTTGACGGATCCGATGTGGTCAGCGCTTGATGTCACCTGGCTCGGCATACCTTACCGCATATGGGGCTTTATCTTCATACTTGTAGCAGTAGCTCTTGCTGCTTATTATTCCTTCAATACCAAGGACCGTAAGGATCTATCTAAATCGTATTTCCTCGGCATGGTGCTGATCACGGTTGTCTTTGTATTTGGTACCAAAATGCATGAACGCTACCTGTATCCTGTTCTGCTACTGTCTCTATTCACCTTCATTGAGAGCAAGGACCGGCGTTTCCTGACGCTGTTTCTCGGATTCTCACTGACTCAATATATTAATGTAGGCTATACGCTGGCCTATCTCAATACCGGCAGCAATCCGCCGACAGACGGAATTGTCCTGGTTACAGCGATTACGACCGTAGTTCTGGCATTATATCTGCTGTATGTTGGGTACGATGTATATATCCGCAAAGCAACAAAGCTCCTGCCAGAGCCTGTTACTACGCAGGCTGAATTTGAAGCAGATGTGCGGCTTGCAGAGGGGATTCAGCCCCTTGCCAAGCAAGAACGGCGTTCCCCGCTGAAGCTGCAGCGCAGAGACTGGATCTGGATGATCGCCATAACGGTGCTCTATGGAGCGCTTGCGCTTTATCATCTGGGGGACAATAAGTCGCCTGAAACCCTGTGGGAGCCTGCCGCCAGCGGCGAGAGCTTCTATGTGGATCTGGGGCAGGCCCACCAGCTGGAGCGGGTAAATATCTTCGGCGGTGTCGGCACGGGCAAGTTTCAGCTGGAGTTCAGCCAGACTCCGGATAATTGGAGCAGCCCGCTGGATGTGAGCGAGGATGTCGGCAATGTCTTCATATGGAAAAGCCAGCCGCTGAACGTATCGGCAAGATACGTCAAGCTGACAGTCACCTCTCCGGGCTTCACCCTGAATGAAGTGGCGTTCTATGGCCAGGAGGCACCGAAGACGCCTCTGCCGATTGCCGGAGTTACACCGGATGCCGCTGCTGCCGCCAAAAGAGGGGAACCAGCCCATCTGTTCGATGAGCAGTCCTTGATCCCGGAAAATTCGAATTTCATGAACAGTACGTATTTTGATGAAATCTATCATGCGCGGACGGCTTATGAACATTATCATGATATTGTCCCTTATGAGAATACGCACCCGCCGCTTGGCAAGCTGCTGATCGGTGCCGGCATGGAGCTGTTTGGCGTTAATCCGTTTGGCTGGCGTATCATCGGCACGCTGTTTGGAATTGCTATGCTACCGCTGATCTATATTATGGCGATGCGGCTGTTCCGGAAGACTACGTATGCTGCATTAGCAGCCGGACTGTTCGCCCTGGACTTCATGCATTTCACCCAGACGCGCATCTCGACGATTGATGTATACGGCGTATTCTTCATTATGCTGATGTTCTATTTCATGCAGCGGTATTATACGATGAACTTCTACCGTATGCCGCTGCGCACAACGCTGGTTCCGCTGTTCTGGTCCGGACTGTTCTTCGGAATCGGAGTGGCCTCCAAGTGGATTGTCCTGTACGGAGGGGCAGGACTTGCGGTGATGCTGGCACTGGCGCTGTTTGAGCGGTATAGGGAGTATAAGGCTGCAGGCCGTCTGCTGGCTGAAGGCAAGCTGACCGGTCAGGGGCTCAAAGCGGCCTGCCGGACAGCGGACCAGTCCTTCTGGAAGAACACCATCATCACTTTGGCCAGCTGCATCCTATTCTTTATTGCTATCCCGGTTATCATCTATAGCCTGTCCTTTGTACCGGCGCTCTCTGCTTCGGCGGAAGGCTTCACCATTAAGGGACTGATTGATGCCCAGAAAAATATGTACAACTATCACAGCCAGCTTGTAGCAACGCATCCGTTCGCCTCCTCCTGGTGGGAGTGGCCGTTCATGAAACGTCCGGTCTGGTTCTTCAGCGGCGGTGAAGGATTGCCGGAAGGCAAGGCCAGCAGCATCGTGACCATGGGGAATCCGCTCATCTGGTGGACAGGAATCTTCGCTATGCTGGCAGCCGTGTGGTTTACCGTGAAACGCCGGGACAAGAATCTGTACATGATCTGGATCGGGTTCTTCTCACAGTATGTTCCGTGGATGCTTGTGCCGCGTGAGACGTTCCTGTACCATTATTTTGCGATGGTGCCGTTTATGATTCTGTCGGTTGTCTATATCCTGAAGCTGCTTGACAGCAGATTCGGCGATGCTAAATACCTGCGGTATGCCTATGTGGCTGCAGCAGCCATCCTGTTTGTAATGTTCTATCCGGTATTATCCGGAATGCAGGTTAATAGCAGTTATATAAATACGGTACTGCGGTGGTTCCCTTCCTGGGTATTCTAGGGGGCACTATTTAATGAGGCACAGATGCTTAAAAAGTCAGTTTTATTGCGGGGGATCTCGTAGAAACTTATAGGAGGAACTAAGGTGAAAGCCAGATACAGTGTGATTGTCCCCATGTTCAATGAGGAGGAAGTCATTCAGGTAACCTATGAGCGGCTCAAAAAAGTAATGGATGGTTGCGGCGATTCCTATGAACTGGTTTTCGTCAATGACGGCAGCCGGGACCGTACGGCGGAGATCATGCGCGAGATCAGCAGCCGGGATGAGCATGTCAAGCTGATCGACTTCTCCCGTAATTTCGGCCACCAGGTGGCGATTACGGCTGGTATGGATTATGCCGAAGGCCAGGCAGTCGTGGTGATTGACGCAGACCTCCAAGATCCTCCTGAGGTTATTCTGCAGATGATTGCGAAGTGGAAAGAGGGCTACGAAGTTGTGTATGCCAAGCGGTTGAAGCGTCACGGGGAGACTTTATTCAAGAAAGTCACCGCTAAGATCTTTTACCGCCTGCTCAGCAGTATGACCAGTGTTGAAATCCCTACCGATACCGGGGACTTCCGGCTGATCGACCGTAAAGTCTGTGATGTGCTGCGCGGTCTGAAGGAGAAGAACCGGTACGTCCGGGGTCTGGTGAGCTGGGTAGGCTTCCGGCAGACCATGGTAGAATATGTGCGGGAGGAGCGCTTTGCCGGGGAAACGAAGTATCCGCTCAAGAAAATGATCCGGTTTGCGCTCGACGGCATCACCTCCTTTTCCCACAAACCGCTCAAAATCGCATCCTATATCGGATTCTTTCTGTCCTTTTCCAGCTTCATCTATCTGTTCCTGGTATTGTTCCAAAAAATCTTTACCTCCTGGACCGTACCCGGATGGGCATCTATAGTTGGCGTGAACCTGCTCTTCAATGGGATTGTGCTGATGCTGCTGGGGGTAATTGGAGAGTATATCGGACGGATCTATGATGAGTCGAAGGACAGACCGCTCTATATTGTGCGTGAGACCAAAGGCTATCCGGATGCGGAAATAGAAGACACGCGGAAGGAAAGCGATTATGCCAGATAAGAGATGGAGTGCGGGGTTCATCCAGTTCCTGAAATTCAATGCGGTAGGCCTGCTGAATACATTGGTTGACTTTGCTGTATTCACACTGCTGCATTCCCTTGGGATGATCAATACCCCTGCGCAGATTATTTCCTATAGCGCCGGTACGGCCAACAGCTTCTTCTGGAACAAAAAGGTAACCTTCCGTGACAGGGACATCGGCAATAAAGAGGGCTTCGACCGGATGCAGCTGGTCAGGTTTATCGTGCTGAACCTGTTGGTGCTGGTTATATCGGTGCTGCTGATTCATATATTGACCGATTCTCTCGGTATTCAAGTGCTGATCGCCAAAGTGCTGGTCACATTTGTTACGGTAATCATTAATTTCTTCGGAAGCCGGAAGTGGGTATTCTGAAAATATATGAATTTATATGCTTGCTGCTATAAATTACCTTCTATTTCTCGCTGAAACGGTACCGTCCTTAAAAAGGACGGTAAAGTCGTTTCTACTTGTTATATAGAAGCATTGCTTCTTAATTATTCCGGAAGGGTATCATCTATTCTATATTACGGAGGCGATTGTCATGCGGAAATTATCCTATTTGATTATACTTGCCGGGGTGCTAATTATGCTCTATCCCAAAGGAAGCGAATGGTACAATGACCGTCAGCAGCAAAAGCTGCTGGAAGAGGCTGAACAGGCCTACAGTGAAATCGTTCCGTCTGCCTCAGCTCCGGCCAGTGCTGATCTAAGTAAGCCTTACGCGGAAGTAACCCAGCTGCTGGCAGATGAGTCGGCTGCGGAAGAGCCTGAACCCTCTGCAGCGCCTGAGATTGAAGTCGGAGGCAAGGTGATGGCGATTATCAAAATCGACAAAATAGATCTGAAGCTGCCTGTACTGGAAGGCGCCACCAAGGCGAATATGAAGCATGCAGCTGCGCATATGAAGGAGACGGCTCCGCTCGGCGCTACTGGCAATGCTGCGATTGCAGCGCATAGATCAAGAACTACGGGAAGGCTGTTCAATAGATTGAATGAAGTCGGAGTGGGGGACGCTATTTCCGTTACAACCGGTAAGCAGGAATACAATTATGTAGTTTATGATGTAACTATTGTGGAACCGACCGATGTATCCGTATTGAAAGGGAATGAGGATGACAAGATTCTTACACTCATTACTTGTGATCCGCTGGTGAATCCAACGCATAGACTTATCATTCACGCAAAGTTATCCTGATGTTTGTAGAATGATGACGGAAAAATTTAAAATACTTAAAATTTTTATTTGTTTTCGCAGAAATCTAGTGATTTAGGTCTTGATAATAGAAATAGATATGGTAAGATATAACTATATAAAGCTAATACACGATAAACGGCAAACCTATCGAAAGGTAGGGACGCAAAGCTAAAGGGCCTTCCCGTAAGGATGGCAGCCAGCTACCGAATGAAGAGGCTTTTTTTGTTTGTTCTTATTGTATATCTAGCATTTTATGGTAGAAGCAAGGACAGATAAAGCTTATACGATAACGGCAAACCTATCGAAAGGTAGGGACGCAAAGCTAAAGGGCCTTCCCGTAAGGATGGCAGCCAGCTACCGAAAGGGGTTTTATCCAATGAAGAAGTTCTATCTAATGTTGGTTACACTATTCGTAGTGGTTACGTCGATGCAGACAGGTACAGCTCAAGCTGCTAATGCAGATGCAGGCTGGTTGAACATAGGTCAACTGGATCAGGGTGTTATCGGAGTATCTTATAATGTTCCTAAGGATAAGAAGATTAAGCTGATGATCACCAAAGACAATAACAGCTACACTTACAACTTGTACACCTCCAAACCAACTGAAACATTCCCGCTGCAACAAGGTAACGGTTCATACAAGGTTTCCGTACTTGAGAACACTACCGGCAACAAATACAAAGTAATTTCTTCCGAGACGGTAGATCTTAGCCTGAGCAACGCCAACGCAGTATATCTGAGCTCCGTACAGAATGTTAAATGGAGTTCTTCCGATAAAGCAGTTCTGAAAGCAGCACAACTTACACAAGGTTTGACATCAGATGAAGACAAAGTGAAGGCTATCTATAATTATATCGTTGCCAATGTGAAGTATGATTATTCCCTGGCTTCCAGTGTAACTACAGATTACATCCCTAACAACGACAGTACTCTTGTTTCCAAGAAAGGAATCTGCTACGACTACGCTTCCTTATTCGCTACTATGCTTCGCAGTGAAGGTATTCCTACCAAACTGGTTATGGGTAACACAAGCTATGTGACGTCTTACCACGCTTGGAATGAAGTGTTCCTTAATGGCAAATGGGTAACTATTGATACTACAGTTGATGCTGGACTTGCCAAGAACAGCAAAACAGCAGATCTGGTTAAAGTAGCAAGTAAATATACTGCAGCTAAGTTCTACTAAGAGCAGATGCATTTATAGTTTCATTGAGGATAACCCGCTTAATTATTAAGCGGGTTATTTTTATTTAGGAAAGGGTTGCTTTTTAGTAGAGAGATAGGGTATTATAAGTAAGCGTTGTTGGAGCGGCAAACTTAATGAGAAATGACTTAAATAAGTGATTTCAAAATAAAGCTTGCATTACTCGGATGAACGTGATATATTATAAGAGTTGCTGGTGACGCGGTAGTCGTCGTTGACAACAAGCTTGATCTTTGAAAACTGAACAACGAGTGAGTGGGAGATCGCTTCGGCGAGATCCAAAAATGATGAGTTTCACAGCGTCTTGTACGCTTTAGAAACTTCATCGTGAGAATGAAAATTCTCGTCAGATGTTTCAAAATGAGCAATCGCTCTTTCTAAAACCAATTTGGAGAGTTTGATCCTGGCTCAGGACGAACGCTGGCGGCATGCCTAATACATGCAAGTCGAGCGGAGTTCATTTGAAAGCTTGCTTTCAAATGAACTTAGCGGCGGACGGGTGAGTAACACGTAGGCAACCTGCCCTCAAGACTGGGATAACTATCGGAAACGGTAGCTAATACCGGATAATTTCTTTCCTCTCCTGAAGAGAGAATGAAAGGCGGAGCAATCTGCCACTTGGGGATGGGCCTGCGGCGCATTAGCTAGTTGGTGGGGTAACGGCTCACCAAGGCGACGATGCGTAGCCGACCTGAGAGGGTGAACGGCCACACTGGGACTGAGACACGGCCCAGACTCCTACGGGAGGCAGCAGTAGGGAATCTTCCGCAATGGGCGAAAGCCTGACGGAGCAATGCCGCGTGAGTGATGAAGGTTTTCGGATCGTAAAGCTCTGTTGCCAGGGAAGAACGTCCGGTAGAGTAACTGTTACCGGAGTGACGGTACCTGAGAAGAAAGCCCCGGCTAACTACGTGCCAGCAGCCGCGGTAATACGTAGGGGGCAAGCGTTGTCCGGAATTATTGGGCGTAAAGCGCGCGCAGGCGGTCATTTAAGTCTGGTGTTTAAACCTTGGGCTCAACCTGGGGTCGCACTGGAAACTGGGTGACTTGAGTACAGAAGAGGAAAGTGGAATTCCACGTGTAGCGGTGAAATGCGTAGATATGTGGAGGAACACCAGTGGCGAAGGCGACTTTCTGGGCTGTAACTGACGCTGAGGCGCGAAAGCGTGGGGAGCAAACAGGATTAGATACCCTGGTAGTCCACGCCGTAAACGATGAGTGCTAGGTGTTAGGGGTTTCGATACCCTTGGTGCCGAAGTTAACACAGTAAGCACTCCGCCTGGGGAGTACGGTCGCAAGACTGAAACTCAAAGGAATTGACGGGGACCCGCACAAGCAGTGGAGTATGTGGTTTAATTCGAAGCAACGCGAAGAACCTTACCAGGTCTTGACATCCCGATGAAAGCATTAGAGATAGTGCCCCTCTTCGGAGCATCGGAGACAGGTGGTGCATGGTTGTCGTCAGCTCGTGTCGTGAGATGTTGGGTTAAGTCCCGCAACGAGCGCAACCCTTGACTTTAGTTGCCAGCAGGTAAGGCTGGGCACTCTAGAGTGACTGCCGGTGACAAACCGGAGGAAGGTGGGGATGACGTCAAATCATCATGCCCCTTATGACCTGGGCTACACACGTACTACAATGGCCGGTACAACGGGAAGCGAAACCGCGAGGTGGAGCCAATCCCAGCAAAGCCGGTCTCAGTTCGGATTGCAGGCTGCAACTCGCCTGCATGAAGTCGGAATTGCTAGTAATCGCGGATCAGCATGCCGCGGTGAATACGTTCCCGGGTCTTGTACACACCGCCCGTCACACCACGAGAGTTTACAACACCCGAAGTCGGTGGGGTAACCCGCAAGGGAGCCAGCCGCCGAAGGTGGGGTAGATGATTGGGGTGAAGTCGTAACAAGGTAGCCGTATCGGAAGGTGCGGCTGGATCACCTCCTTTCTATGGAGAATCGTTTCCTGCAACGGAAACATTCAAATCGGAAGCTAAAGCTTCCACAACGAACCTTAGGGTTCAAACACTCACTCGTTGGTCAGTTTTGAGAGTTTAAGCTCTCATCTTTAAACGGTCTGAATTTTCGAACATCACAGTCGTGATTGTCCCGAAATTTCAGCGCCTTGATCCTTGAAAACTGGATACCGAAACGAATTTGCGTTTTAGAACATCTTTTAGCTGAAACTTGTGTAAGCAAGTTGAAATAGTTATTAGTCATGCTGAGCGATGGTTTTGGATTATGAGCGACTTTTGGCTTTAAACAGACTAGCGGACGGATTCATCCGGAAGCGCTGTTTAAAACAAGATGAGCGAATGAGCCAATACCGGAGCGATTGGTTAAGCTAATAAGAGCACACGGAGGATGCCTAGGCGCCAGGAGCCGACGAAGGACGTGGCGAACAACGAAACTGCCTCGGGGAGCTGTAAGCAAGCTTTGATCCGGGGGTGTCCGAATGGGGAAACCCAGCTGTGGTAATTCGCAGTTACTCGTATCTGAATACATAGGATACGCAGAGGCAGACCAGGGGAACTGAAACATCTAAGTACCCTGAGGAAGAGAAAACAATAGTGATTCCGTCAGTAGCGGCGAGCGAACGCGGAACAGCCTAAACCAAGGGGCTTGCCCCTTGGGGTTGTGGGACGTCTCACATGGAGTTACAAAGGAATATGGTAGGTGAAGAGGTCTGGAAAGGCCCGCGATAGAGGTAAAAGCCCTGTAGCCTAAACTGTGTTCTCTCCGAGACGGATCCCGAGTAGTGCGGGGCACGTGAAACCCCGTATGAATCCAGCAGGACCATCTGCTAAGGCTAAATACTACCTGGCGACCGATAGTGAAACAGTACCGTGAGGGAAAGGTGAAAAGCACCCCGGAAGGGGAGTGAAATAGAACCTGAAACCGTGTGCTTACAAAAAGTCAGAGCCCTATTACTGGGTGATGGCGTGCCTTTTGTAGAATGAACCGGCGAGTTACGTTTAACATGCAAGGTTAAGTCGAGAAGACGGAGCCGCAGCGAAAGCGAGTCTGAATAGGGCGATTAAGTATGTGGACGTAGACCCGAAACCGTGTGATCTACCCCTGTCCAGGGTGAAGGTGCGGTAACACGCACTGGAGGCCCGAACCCACGCATGTTGAAAAATGCGGGGATGAGGTGGGGGTAGCGGAGAAATTCCAATCGAACTCGGAGATAGCTGGTTCTCCCCGAAATAGCTTTAGGGCTAGCCTCGGTGAATGGAGTGGTGGAGGTAGAGCACTGATTGGGTGCGGGGCCCGCAAGGGTTACCAAGCTCAGTCAAACTCCGAATGCCATTAACTTCTTGCCGGGAGTCAGACAGTGAGTGCTAAGATCCATTGTCAAAAGGGAAACAGCCCAGACCATCAGCTAAGGTCCCCAAGTGTGTGTTAAGTGGGAAAGGATGTGGAGTTGCACAGACAACCAGGATGTTGGCTTAGAAGCAGCCACCATTGAAAGAGTGCGTAATAGCTCACTGGTCGAGTGACTCTGCGCCGAAAATGTAACGGGGCTAAACACACCACCGAAGCTATGGCTAGATACTTTGTATCTGGGGTAGGGGAGCGTTGTATGTAGGTTGAAGGTGTACCGTAAGGAGCGCTGGACAGCATACAAGTGAGAATGCCGGTATGAGTAACGAAAAGATCAGTGAGAATCTGATCCGCCGAAAGCCCAAGGTTTCCTGAGGAAGGCTCGTCCGCTCAGGGTAAGTCGGGACCTAAGGCGAGGCCGAAAGGCGTAGTCGAAGGACAACAGTTTGAAATTACTGTACCACCGTAATCCGCTATGAGCGATGGGGTGACGCAGGAGGGTAGTGACGCGGACTGATGGATATGTCCGTCTAAGCAGTGAGGCTGATGTGTAGGCAAATCCGCACATCAATAAGGCTGGGCTGTGATGGGGAGCGAAAATTGTAGTAGCGAAGGTCATGATCTCACACTGCCAAGAAAAGCCTCTAGCCAGGAGAAGGTGCCCGTACCGCAAACCGACACAGGTAGGCGAGAAGAGAATTCTAAGGCGCGCGGAAGAACTCTCGTTAAGGAACTCGGCAAAA
This window contains:
- a CDS encoding phospholipid carrier-dependent glycosyltransferase, with amino-acid sequence MTKNTRAAATVILMLLLFILPVTNVYAEGNLLQNPGFEDGEDGAPAGWSKDMWIPGDASGLLSVQSEDVHSGSKAAVIENLEPNHLKWVQTVAVSPDSYYKISGYVKIVSTAGGGMGANIFPVGIGGGYPATQDTAGDWQYLEFIGQTGKEQTEIGIGAALGGYANLIQGKAYFDDLSVEQLDTAPEGVSIVSLDSGAPAAGADAGGGSQPAETPHKVSPAKLLLISAVFSVFFALLYHRAFSSKRLLNQQDVIYTRWLYVLFGVAFILRIWIGLTAQGYQNDMNTFMAWSHRLTDLGPGKFYEEGYFADYPPGYLYVLYLLSLLRGLFSFAGGSGAETVLYKLPAIISDLVLGWIIYKGARTKIGPGLAIGLMMLFLFNPAVLMDSAAWGQADSFFLIFLLLSIMGVVDRTFVRAAIFFAIATLIKPQALIFTPVLLFAFYHHRAWKQLALGAVYGLGIFALLAAPFFWNNGGFAGVIELYKSTLSSYPYSTVNAFNLYALTDPMWSALDVTWLGIPYRIWGFIFILVAVALAAYYSFNTKDRKDLSKSYFLGMVLITVVFVFGTKMHERYLYPVLLLSLFTFIESKDRRFLTLFLGFSLTQYINVGYTLAYLNTGSNPPTDGIVLVTAITTVVLALYLLYVGYDVYIRKATKLLPEPVTTQAEFEADVRLAEGIQPLAKQERRSPLKLQRRDWIWMIAITVLYGALALYHLGDNKSPETLWEPAASGESFYVDLGQAHQLERVNIFGGVGTGKFQLEFSQTPDNWSSPLDVSEDVGNVFIWKSQPLNVSARYVKLTVTSPGFTLNEVAFYGQEAPKTPLPIAGVTPDAAAAAKRGEPAHLFDEQSLIPENSNFMNSTYFDEIYHARTAYEHYHDIVPYENTHPPLGKLLIGAGMELFGVNPFGWRIIGTLFGIAMLPLIYIMAMRLFRKTTYAALAAGLFALDFMHFTQTRISTIDVYGVFFIMLMFYFMQRYYTMNFYRMPLRTTLVPLFWSGLFFGIGVASKWIVLYGGAGLAVMLALALFERYREYKAAGRLLAEGKLTGQGLKAACRTADQSFWKNTIITLASCILFFIAIPVIIYSLSFVPALSASAEGFTIKGLIDAQKNMYNYHSQLVATHPFASSWWEWPFMKRPVWFFSGGEGLPEGKASSIVTMGNPLIWWTGIFAMLAAVWFTVKRRDKNLYMIWIGFFSQYVPWMLVPRETFLYHYFAMVPFMILSVVYILKLLDSRFGDAKYLRYAYVAAAAILFVMFYPVLSGMQVNSSYINTVLRWFPSWVF
- a CDS encoding glycosyltransferase family 2 protein, which codes for MKARYSVIVPMFNEEEVIQVTYERLKKVMDGCGDSYELVFVNDGSRDRTAEIMREISSRDEHVKLIDFSRNFGHQVAITAGMDYAEGQAVVVIDADLQDPPEVILQMIAKWKEGYEVVYAKRLKRHGETLFKKVTAKIFYRLLSSMTSVEIPTDTGDFRLIDRKVCDVLRGLKEKNRYVRGLVSWVGFRQTMVEYVREERFAGETKYPLKKMIRFALDGITSFSHKPLKIASYIGFFLSFSSFIYLFLVLFQKIFTSWTVPGWASIVGVNLLFNGIVLMLLGVIGEYIGRIYDESKDRPLYIVRETKGYPDAEIEDTRKESDYAR
- a CDS encoding GtrA family protein, giving the protein MPDKRWSAGFIQFLKFNAVGLLNTLVDFAVFTLLHSLGMINTPAQIISYSAGTANSFFWNKKVTFRDRDIGNKEGFDRMQLVRFIVLNLLVLVISVLLIHILTDSLGIQVLIAKVLVTFVTVIINFFGSRKWVF
- a CDS encoding class D sortase, coding for MRKLSYLIILAGVLIMLYPKGSEWYNDRQQQKLLEEAEQAYSEIVPSASAPASADLSKPYAEVTQLLADESAAEEPEPSAAPEIEVGGKVMAIIKIDKIDLKLPVLEGATKANMKHAAAHMKETAPLGATGNAAIAAHRSRTTGRLFNRLNEVGVGDAISVTTGKQEYNYVVYDVTIVEPTDVSVLKGNEDDKILTLITCDPLVNPTHRLIIHAKLS
- a CDS encoding transglutaminase-like domain-containing protein; protein product: MLVTLFVVVTSMQTGTAQAANADAGWLNIGQLDQGVIGVSYNVPKDKKIKLMITKDNNSYTYNLYTSKPTETFPLQQGNGSYKVSVLENTTGNKYKVISSETVDLSLSNANAVYLSSVQNVKWSSSDKAVLKAAQLTQGLTSDEDKVKAIYNYIVANVKYDYSLASSVTTDYIPNNDSTLVSKKGICYDYASLFATMLRSEGIPTKLVMGNTSYVTSYHAWNEVFLNGKWVTIDTTVDAGLAKNSKTADLVKVASKYTAAKFY